A region of Vicugna pacos chromosome 7, VicPac4, whole genome shotgun sequence DNA encodes the following proteins:
- the WDR86 gene encoding WD repeat-containing protein 86 isoform X7, protein MPGRPSLAGRSLLLVLRPISGMGGGGSALKVCADHRGGINWLSLSPDGQRLLTGSEDGTARLWSTADGQCCALLQGHESYVTFCQLEDEAAFTCSADCTIRKWDVLTGQCLQVFRGHTSIVNRILVTNNQLFSSSYDRTARAWNVDKGQVSQEFRGHRNCVLTLAYSAPWDLPGAPCMEEALAGGLLVTGSTDGTAKVWQVASGCCHQTLRGHTGAVLCLVLDTPSHTAFTGSTDATIRAWDILSGEQLRVFREHQGSVICLERFGGAAETPPCSQRHQCAVPTLHPPPPAGEPARVLRQRGQDGQVLASRHRGERAHLRGPRTQRERPQVPRGYLGFCSSPFALRHPCETGQQVPERAPKTHPALPAYAPRPAASRARPRALGAGGPVAPCVHSVHGQRGRPRARLRRPVRSAAEGVPRPRLHHQLHPARAPGEPSPQPASPPTRDLPGVSSPSARGA, encoded by the exons ATGCCGGGGCGCCCCTCCCTAGCGGGGCGCAGCCTCCTCCTGGTACTCCGCCCGATCAGCGGGATGGGGGGCGGAGGGTCTGCCCTGAAGGTCTGCGCGGACCACCGCGGGGGCATCAACTGGCTCAGCCTGAGCCCCGACGGGCAGCGCCTGCTGACGGGCAGCGAGGACGGCACAGCCCGGCTCTGGAGCACCGCGGACGGCCAGTGCTGCGCCCTCCTGCAAG GACACGAAAGCTATGTGACCTTCTGCCAGCTGGAGGACGAAGCCGCCTTCACGTGCAGCGCTGACTGCACCATCAGGAAGTGGGACGTGCTGACTGGGCAGTGTCTGCAGGTGTTTCGGGGACACACGTCCATTGTGAACAG GATCCTGGTCACCAACAATCAGCTCTTCAGCAGTTCCTACGACCGGACAGCTCGCGCCTGGAATGTGGACAAGGGGCAGGTGTCCCAGGAGTTCCGGGGCCACCGCAACTGTGTGCTGACTTTAGCCTACTCGGCCCCCTGGGAcctccctggggctccctgcaTGGAGGAGGCCCTGGCCGGGGGGCTCCTGGTGACAGGCAGCACGGATGGCACGGCCAAGGTGTGGCAGGTGGCCAGTGGCTGCTGCCACCAGACGCTGCGGGGCCACACAGGTGCCGTGCTCTGCCTGGTGCTGGACACACCTAGCCATACGGCCTTCACTGGCAGCACTGATGCCACCATTCGAGCCTGGGACATCCTGAGTGGGGAGCAGCTGCGTGTGTTCCGGGAGCACCAGGGCTCCGTCATCTGTCTGGAG AGGTTTGGAGGGGCTGCTGAAACGCCCCCCTGCAGCCAGCGGCACCAGTGTGCAGTGCCGaccctccatcctcctcccccagctgGTGAACCGGCACGTGTACTCAGGCAGCGCGGACAGGACGGTCAAGTGCTGGCTAGCAGACACCGGGGAGAGCGTGCGCACCTTCGCGGCCCACGGACACAGCGTGAGCGCCCTCAAGTACCACGCGGGTACCT GGGCTTCTGCTCTTCTCCATTTGCCTTACGACATCCCTGTGAGACGGGCCAACAGGTCCCGGAGAGGGCTCCCAAAACTCACCCTGCCCTGCCAGCCTATGCCCCACGCCCCGCAGCTTCCCGGGCAAGGCCGAGGGCTCTCGGGGCGGGAGGCCCAGTGGCGCCATGTGTTCACAGTGTTCACGGGCAGCGGGGACGCCCGCGCGCGCGCCTTCGACGCCCAGTCCGGAGCGCTGCGGAGGGTGTTCCGCGGCCACGCCTTCATCATCAACTGCATCCAG ccagaGCCCCTGGGGAGCCCAGCCCTCAGCCTGCCTCCCCGCCCACCCGGGACCTTCCCGGGGTCTCCAGCCCCTCGGCCCGGGGCGCCTGA
- the WDR86 gene encoding WD repeat-containing protein 86 isoform X3 — protein MPGRPSLAGRSLLLVLRPISGMGGGGSALKVCADHRGGINWLSLSPDGQRLLTGSEDGTARLWSTADGQCCALLQGHESYVTFCQLEDEAAFTCSADCTIRKWDVLTGQCLQVFRGHTSIVNRILVTNNQLFSSSYDRTARAWNVDKGQVSQEFRGHRNCVLTLAYSAPWDLPGAPCMEEALAGGLLVTGSTDGTAKVWQVASGCCHQTLRGHTGAVLCLVLDTPSHTAFTGSTDATIRAWDILSGEQLRVFREHQGSVICLERFGGAAETPPCSQRHQCAVPTLHPPPPAGEPARVLRQRGQDGQVLASRHRGERAHLRGPRTQRERPQVPRGYLVHGQRGRPRARLRRPVRSAAEGVPRPRLHHQLHPGARPGALHRLARWRPAPLGRARPPARPAAAPRRPQAQPLAPLQQQGGLRRRRAPAAGLRPTGPPPHRPAEGARPAGTEGTRAAGAAFPPRRGTSEARREGCAHPRPPPSLPAPPPARAPGEPSPQPASPPTRDLPGVSSPSARGA, from the exons ATGCCGGGGCGCCCCTCCCTAGCGGGGCGCAGCCTCCTCCTGGTACTCCGCCCGATCAGCGGGATGGGGGGCGGAGGGTCTGCCCTGAAGGTCTGCGCGGACCACCGCGGGGGCATCAACTGGCTCAGCCTGAGCCCCGACGGGCAGCGCCTGCTGACGGGCAGCGAGGACGGCACAGCCCGGCTCTGGAGCACCGCGGACGGCCAGTGCTGCGCCCTCCTGCAAG GACACGAAAGCTATGTGACCTTCTGCCAGCTGGAGGACGAAGCCGCCTTCACGTGCAGCGCTGACTGCACCATCAGGAAGTGGGACGTGCTGACTGGGCAGTGTCTGCAGGTGTTTCGGGGACACACGTCCATTGTGAACAG GATCCTGGTCACCAACAATCAGCTCTTCAGCAGTTCCTACGACCGGACAGCTCGCGCCTGGAATGTGGACAAGGGGCAGGTGTCCCAGGAGTTCCGGGGCCACCGCAACTGTGTGCTGACTTTAGCCTACTCGGCCCCCTGGGAcctccctggggctccctgcaTGGAGGAGGCCCTGGCCGGGGGGCTCCTGGTGACAGGCAGCACGGATGGCACGGCCAAGGTGTGGCAGGTGGCCAGTGGCTGCTGCCACCAGACGCTGCGGGGCCACACAGGTGCCGTGCTCTGCCTGGTGCTGGACACACCTAGCCATACGGCCTTCACTGGCAGCACTGATGCCACCATTCGAGCCTGGGACATCCTGAGTGGGGAGCAGCTGCGTGTGTTCCGGGAGCACCAGGGCTCCGTCATCTGTCTGGAG AGGTTTGGAGGGGCTGCTGAAACGCCCCCCTGCAGCCAGCGGCACCAGTGTGCAGTGCCGaccctccatcctcctcccccagctgGTGAACCGGCACGTGTACTCAGGCAGCGCGGACAGGACGGTCAAGTGCTGGCTAGCAGACACCGGGGAGAGCGTGCGCACCTTCGCGGCCCACGGACACAGCGTGAGCGCCCTCAAGTACCACGCGGGTACCT TGTTCACGGGCAGCGGGGACGCCCGCGCGCGCGCCTTCGACGCCCAGTCCGGAGCGCTGCGGAGGGTGTTCCGCGGCCACGCCTTCATCATCAACTGCATCCAG GTGCACGGCCAGGTGCTCTACACCGCCTCGCACGATGGCGCCCTGCGCCTCTGGGACGTGCGCGGCCTCCCGcgcgccccgccgccgcgccccggCGCCCCCAAGCGCAGCCTCTCGCGCCTCTTCAACAACAAGGTGGGctgcgccgccgccgcgcccctGCAGCCGGCCTGAGACCGACCGGCCCGCCACCCCACCGCCCCGCGGAGGGAGCGCGGCCCGCTGGCACCGAGGGGACGAGGGCGGCGGGTGCCGCCTTTCCTCCACGTCGGGGGACTTCCGAAGCCCGGAGGGAAGGCTGTGCTCATCCCCGGCCGCCTCCTTCtctgcccgccccgcccccagccagaGCCCCTGGGGAGCCCAGCCCTCAGCCTGCCTCCCCGCCCACCCGGGACCTTCCCGGGGTCTCCAGCCCCTCGGCCCGGGGCGCCTGA
- the WDR86 gene encoding WD repeat-containing protein 86 isoform X6: MPGRPSLAGRSLLLVLRPISGMGGGGSALKVCADHRGGINWLSLSPDGQRLLTGSEDGTARLWSTADGQCCALLQGHESYVTFCQLEDEAAFTCSADCTIRKWDVLTGQCLQVFRGHTSIVNRILVTNNQLFSSSYDRTARAWNVDKGQVSQEFRGHRNCVLTLAYSAPWDLPGAPCMEEALAGGLLVTGSTDGTAKVWQVASGCCHQTLRGHTGAVLCLVLDTPSHTAFTGSTDATIRAWDILSGEQLRVFREHQGSVICLELVNRHVYSGSADRTVKCWLADTGESVRTFAAHGHSVSALKYHAGTWASALLHLPYDIPVRRANRSRRGLPKLTLPCQPMPHAPQLPGQGRGLSGREAQWRHVFTVFTGSGDARARAFDAQSGALRRVFRGHAFIINCIQVHGQVLYTASHDGALRLWDVRGLPRAPPPRPGAPKRSLSRLFNNKVGCAAAAPLQPA; the protein is encoded by the exons ATGCCGGGGCGCCCCTCCCTAGCGGGGCGCAGCCTCCTCCTGGTACTCCGCCCGATCAGCGGGATGGGGGGCGGAGGGTCTGCCCTGAAGGTCTGCGCGGACCACCGCGGGGGCATCAACTGGCTCAGCCTGAGCCCCGACGGGCAGCGCCTGCTGACGGGCAGCGAGGACGGCACAGCCCGGCTCTGGAGCACCGCGGACGGCCAGTGCTGCGCCCTCCTGCAAG GACACGAAAGCTATGTGACCTTCTGCCAGCTGGAGGACGAAGCCGCCTTCACGTGCAGCGCTGACTGCACCATCAGGAAGTGGGACGTGCTGACTGGGCAGTGTCTGCAGGTGTTTCGGGGACACACGTCCATTGTGAACAG GATCCTGGTCACCAACAATCAGCTCTTCAGCAGTTCCTACGACCGGACAGCTCGCGCCTGGAATGTGGACAAGGGGCAGGTGTCCCAGGAGTTCCGGGGCCACCGCAACTGTGTGCTGACTTTAGCCTACTCGGCCCCCTGGGAcctccctggggctccctgcaTGGAGGAGGCCCTGGCCGGGGGGCTCCTGGTGACAGGCAGCACGGATGGCACGGCCAAGGTGTGGCAGGTGGCCAGTGGCTGCTGCCACCAGACGCTGCGGGGCCACACAGGTGCCGTGCTCTGCCTGGTGCTGGACACACCTAGCCATACGGCCTTCACTGGCAGCACTGATGCCACCATTCGAGCCTGGGACATCCTGAGTGGGGAGCAGCTGCGTGTGTTCCGGGAGCACCAGGGCTCCGTCATCTGTCTGGAG ctgGTGAACCGGCACGTGTACTCAGGCAGCGCGGACAGGACGGTCAAGTGCTGGCTAGCAGACACCGGGGAGAGCGTGCGCACCTTCGCGGCCCACGGACACAGCGTGAGCGCCCTCAAGTACCACGCGGGTACCT GGGCTTCTGCTCTTCTCCATTTGCCTTACGACATCCCTGTGAGACGGGCCAACAGGTCCCGGAGAGGGCTCCCAAAACTCACCCTGCCCTGCCAGCCTATGCCCCACGCCCCGCAGCTTCCCGGGCAAGGCCGAGGGCTCTCGGGGCGGGAGGCCCAGTGGCGCCATGTGTTCACAGTGTTCACGGGCAGCGGGGACGCCCGCGCGCGCGCCTTCGACGCCCAGTCCGGAGCGCTGCGGAGGGTGTTCCGCGGCCACGCCTTCATCATCAACTGCATCCAG GTGCACGGCCAGGTGCTCTACACCGCCTCGCACGATGGCGCCCTGCGCCTCTGGGACGTGCGCGGCCTCCCGcgcgccccgccgccgcgccccggCGCCCCCAAGCGCAGCCTCTCGCGCCTCTTCAACAACAAGGTGGGctgcgccgccgccgcgcccctGCAGCCGGCCTGA
- the WDR86 gene encoding WD repeat-containing protein 86 isoform X4, whose product MPGRPSLAGRSLLLVLRPISGMGGGGSALKVCADHRGGINWLSLSPDGQRLLTGSEDGTARLWSTADGQCCALLQGHESYVTFCQLEDEAAFTCSADCTIRKWDVLTGQCLQVFRGHTSIVNRILVTNNQLFSSSYDRTARAWNVDKGQVSQEFRGHRNCVLTLAYSAPWDLPGAPCMEEALAGGLLVTGSTDGTAKVWQVASGCCHQTLRGHTGAVLCLVLDTPSHTAFTGSTDATIRAWDILSGEQLRVFREHQGSVICLELVNRHVYSGSADRTVKCWLADTGESVRTFAAHGHSVSALKYHAGTLFTGSGDARARAFDAQSGALRRVFRGHAFIINCIQVGAPALSRAPCLFTGARASPPASASEGKWEARGSAYPGAENPWAETSPSVGPGSRSSRRCSGRRRPEAERGPCWGGGTAGRALQRPPHAPRPQVHGQVLYTASHDGALRLWDVRGLPRAPPPRPGAPKRSLSRLFNNKVGCAAAAPLQPA is encoded by the exons ATGCCGGGGCGCCCCTCCCTAGCGGGGCGCAGCCTCCTCCTGGTACTCCGCCCGATCAGCGGGATGGGGGGCGGAGGGTCTGCCCTGAAGGTCTGCGCGGACCACCGCGGGGGCATCAACTGGCTCAGCCTGAGCCCCGACGGGCAGCGCCTGCTGACGGGCAGCGAGGACGGCACAGCCCGGCTCTGGAGCACCGCGGACGGCCAGTGCTGCGCCCTCCTGCAAG GACACGAAAGCTATGTGACCTTCTGCCAGCTGGAGGACGAAGCCGCCTTCACGTGCAGCGCTGACTGCACCATCAGGAAGTGGGACGTGCTGACTGGGCAGTGTCTGCAGGTGTTTCGGGGACACACGTCCATTGTGAACAG GATCCTGGTCACCAACAATCAGCTCTTCAGCAGTTCCTACGACCGGACAGCTCGCGCCTGGAATGTGGACAAGGGGCAGGTGTCCCAGGAGTTCCGGGGCCACCGCAACTGTGTGCTGACTTTAGCCTACTCGGCCCCCTGGGAcctccctggggctccctgcaTGGAGGAGGCCCTGGCCGGGGGGCTCCTGGTGACAGGCAGCACGGATGGCACGGCCAAGGTGTGGCAGGTGGCCAGTGGCTGCTGCCACCAGACGCTGCGGGGCCACACAGGTGCCGTGCTCTGCCTGGTGCTGGACACACCTAGCCATACGGCCTTCACTGGCAGCACTGATGCCACCATTCGAGCCTGGGACATCCTGAGTGGGGAGCAGCTGCGTGTGTTCCGGGAGCACCAGGGCTCCGTCATCTGTCTGGAG ctgGTGAACCGGCACGTGTACTCAGGCAGCGCGGACAGGACGGTCAAGTGCTGGCTAGCAGACACCGGGGAGAGCGTGCGCACCTTCGCGGCCCACGGACACAGCGTGAGCGCCCTCAAGTACCACGCGGGTACCT TGTTCACGGGCAGCGGGGACGCCCGCGCGCGCGCCTTCGACGCCCAGTCCGGAGCGCTGCGGAGGGTGTTCCGCGGCCACGCCTTCATCATCAACTGCATCCAGGTAGGCGCTCCCGCCCTCTCCCGGGCCCCGTGTCTGTTTACCGGAGCGAGGGCCAGCCCTCCTGCGTCCGCCTCGGAGGGGAAGTGGGAGGCACGCGGCAGCGCCTACCCCGGGGCCGAGAACCCCTGGGCTGAGACTTCCCCATCCGTCGGCCCCGGCAGTCGCAGTTCACGCCGATGCTCGGGCCGGCGCCGGCCGGAGGCAGAGCGGGGCccgtgctggggtggggggacggcGGGGCGCGCCCTCCAGCGCCCGCCCCACGCCCCGCGCCCGCAGGTGCACGGCCAGGTGCTCTACACCGCCTCGCACGATGGCGCCCTGCGCCTCTGGGACGTGCGCGGCCTCCCGcgcgccccgccgccgcgccccggCGCCCCCAAGCGCAGCCTCTCGCGCCTCTTCAACAACAAGGTGGGctgcgccgccgccgcgcccctGCAGCCGGCCTGA
- the WDR86 gene encoding WD repeat-containing protein 86 isoform X10, translated as MPGRPSLAGRSLLLVLRPISGMGGGGSALKVCADHRGGINWLSLSPDGQRLLTGSEDGTARLWSTADGQCCALLQGHESYVTFCQLEDEAAFTCSADCTIRKWDVLTGQCLQVFRGHTSIVNRILVTNNQLFSSSYDRTARAWNVDKGQVSQEFRGHRNCVLTLAYSAPWDLPGAPCMEEALAGGLLVTGSTDGTAKVWQVASGCCHQTLRGHTGAVLCLVLDTPSHTAFTGSTDATIRAWDILSGEQLRVFREHQGSVICLELVNRHVYSGSADRTVKCWLADTGESVRTFAAHGHSVSALKYHAGTLFTGSGDARARAFDAQSGALRRVFRGHAFIINCIQVHGQVLYTASHDGALRLWDVRGLPRAPPPRPGAPKRSLSRLFNNKVGCAAAAPLQPA; from the exons ATGCCGGGGCGCCCCTCCCTAGCGGGGCGCAGCCTCCTCCTGGTACTCCGCCCGATCAGCGGGATGGGGGGCGGAGGGTCTGCCCTGAAGGTCTGCGCGGACCACCGCGGGGGCATCAACTGGCTCAGCCTGAGCCCCGACGGGCAGCGCCTGCTGACGGGCAGCGAGGACGGCACAGCCCGGCTCTGGAGCACCGCGGACGGCCAGTGCTGCGCCCTCCTGCAAG GACACGAAAGCTATGTGACCTTCTGCCAGCTGGAGGACGAAGCCGCCTTCACGTGCAGCGCTGACTGCACCATCAGGAAGTGGGACGTGCTGACTGGGCAGTGTCTGCAGGTGTTTCGGGGACACACGTCCATTGTGAACAG GATCCTGGTCACCAACAATCAGCTCTTCAGCAGTTCCTACGACCGGACAGCTCGCGCCTGGAATGTGGACAAGGGGCAGGTGTCCCAGGAGTTCCGGGGCCACCGCAACTGTGTGCTGACTTTAGCCTACTCGGCCCCCTGGGAcctccctggggctccctgcaTGGAGGAGGCCCTGGCCGGGGGGCTCCTGGTGACAGGCAGCACGGATGGCACGGCCAAGGTGTGGCAGGTGGCCAGTGGCTGCTGCCACCAGACGCTGCGGGGCCACACAGGTGCCGTGCTCTGCCTGGTGCTGGACACACCTAGCCATACGGCCTTCACTGGCAGCACTGATGCCACCATTCGAGCCTGGGACATCCTGAGTGGGGAGCAGCTGCGTGTGTTCCGGGAGCACCAGGGCTCCGTCATCTGTCTGGAG ctgGTGAACCGGCACGTGTACTCAGGCAGCGCGGACAGGACGGTCAAGTGCTGGCTAGCAGACACCGGGGAGAGCGTGCGCACCTTCGCGGCCCACGGACACAGCGTGAGCGCCCTCAAGTACCACGCGGGTACCT TGTTCACGGGCAGCGGGGACGCCCGCGCGCGCGCCTTCGACGCCCAGTCCGGAGCGCTGCGGAGGGTGTTCCGCGGCCACGCCTTCATCATCAACTGCATCCAG GTGCACGGCCAGGTGCTCTACACCGCCTCGCACGATGGCGCCCTGCGCCTCTGGGACGTGCGCGGCCTCCCGcgcgccccgccgccgcgccccggCGCCCCCAAGCGCAGCCTCTCGCGCCTCTTCAACAACAAGGTGGGctgcgccgccgccgcgcccctGCAGCCGGCCTGA
- the WDR86 gene encoding WD repeat-containing protein 86 isoform X9: protein MPGRPSLAGRSLLLVLRPISGMGGGGSALKVCADHRGGINWLSLSPDGQRLLTGSEDGTARLWSTADGQCCALLQGHESYVTFCQLEDEAAFTCSADCTIRKWDVLTGQCLQVFRGHTSIVNRILVTNNQLFSSSYDRTARAWNVDKGQVSQEFRGHRNCVLTLAYSAPWDLPGAPCMEEALAGGLLVTGSTDGTAKVWQVASGCCHQTLRGHTGAVLCLVLDTPSHTAFTGSTDATIRAWDILSGEQLRVFREHQGSVICLELVNRHVYSGSADRTVKCWLADTGESVRTFAAHGHSVSALKYHAGTLFTGSGDARARAFDAQSGALRRVFRGHAFIINCIQPEPLGSPALSLPPRPPGTFPGSPAPRPGAPDAPRSPAFPAERNGRFEKPLSHRLLFWQIVRL, encoded by the exons ATGCCGGGGCGCCCCTCCCTAGCGGGGCGCAGCCTCCTCCTGGTACTCCGCCCGATCAGCGGGATGGGGGGCGGAGGGTCTGCCCTGAAGGTCTGCGCGGACCACCGCGGGGGCATCAACTGGCTCAGCCTGAGCCCCGACGGGCAGCGCCTGCTGACGGGCAGCGAGGACGGCACAGCCCGGCTCTGGAGCACCGCGGACGGCCAGTGCTGCGCCCTCCTGCAAG GACACGAAAGCTATGTGACCTTCTGCCAGCTGGAGGACGAAGCCGCCTTCACGTGCAGCGCTGACTGCACCATCAGGAAGTGGGACGTGCTGACTGGGCAGTGTCTGCAGGTGTTTCGGGGACACACGTCCATTGTGAACAG GATCCTGGTCACCAACAATCAGCTCTTCAGCAGTTCCTACGACCGGACAGCTCGCGCCTGGAATGTGGACAAGGGGCAGGTGTCCCAGGAGTTCCGGGGCCACCGCAACTGTGTGCTGACTTTAGCCTACTCGGCCCCCTGGGAcctccctggggctccctgcaTGGAGGAGGCCCTGGCCGGGGGGCTCCTGGTGACAGGCAGCACGGATGGCACGGCCAAGGTGTGGCAGGTGGCCAGTGGCTGCTGCCACCAGACGCTGCGGGGCCACACAGGTGCCGTGCTCTGCCTGGTGCTGGACACACCTAGCCATACGGCCTTCACTGGCAGCACTGATGCCACCATTCGAGCCTGGGACATCCTGAGTGGGGAGCAGCTGCGTGTGTTCCGGGAGCACCAGGGCTCCGTCATCTGTCTGGAG ctgGTGAACCGGCACGTGTACTCAGGCAGCGCGGACAGGACGGTCAAGTGCTGGCTAGCAGACACCGGGGAGAGCGTGCGCACCTTCGCGGCCCACGGACACAGCGTGAGCGCCCTCAAGTACCACGCGGGTACCT TGTTCACGGGCAGCGGGGACGCCCGCGCGCGCGCCTTCGACGCCCAGTCCGGAGCGCTGCGGAGGGTGTTCCGCGGCCACGCCTTCATCATCAACTGCATCCAG ccagaGCCCCTGGGGAGCCCAGCCCTCAGCCTGCCTCCCCGCCCACCCGGGACCTTCCCGGGGTCTCCAGCCCCTCGGCCCGGGGCGCCTGACGCCCCCAGAAGCCCGGCCTTTCCTGCTGAGCGAAACGGACGCTTCGAAAAGCCGCTGAGCCACAGATTGTTGTTTTGGCAAATTGTACGCTTGTGA
- the WDR86 gene encoding WD repeat-containing protein 86 isoform X1, whose product MPGRPSLAGRSLLLVLRPISGMGGGGSALKVCADHRGGINWLSLSPDGQRLLTGSEDGTARLWSTADGQCCALLQGHESYVTFCQLEDEAAFTCSADCTIRKWDVLTGQCLQVFRGHTSIVNRILVTNNQLFSSSYDRTARAWNVDKGQVSQEFRGHRNCVLTLAYSAPWDLPGAPCMEEALAGGLLVTGSTDGTAKVWQVASGCCHQTLRGHTGAVLCLVLDTPSHTAFTGSTDATIRAWDILSGEQLRVFREHQGSVICLERFGGAAETPPCSQRHQCAVPTLHPPPPAGEPARVLRQRGQDGQVLASRHRGERAHLRGPRTQRERPQVPRGYLGFCSSPFALRHPCETGQQVPERAPKTHPALPAYAPRPAASRARPRALGAGGPVAPCVHSVHGQRGRPRARLRRPVRSAAEGVPRPRLHHQLHPGARPGALHRLARWRPAPLGRARPPARPAAAPRRPQAQPLAPLQQQGGLRRRRAPAAGLRPTGPPPHRPAEGARPAGTEGTRAAGAAFPPRRGTSEARREGCAHPRPPPSLPAPPPARAPGEPSPQPASPPTRDLPGVSSPSARGA is encoded by the exons ATGCCGGGGCGCCCCTCCCTAGCGGGGCGCAGCCTCCTCCTGGTACTCCGCCCGATCAGCGGGATGGGGGGCGGAGGGTCTGCCCTGAAGGTCTGCGCGGACCACCGCGGGGGCATCAACTGGCTCAGCCTGAGCCCCGACGGGCAGCGCCTGCTGACGGGCAGCGAGGACGGCACAGCCCGGCTCTGGAGCACCGCGGACGGCCAGTGCTGCGCCCTCCTGCAAG GACACGAAAGCTATGTGACCTTCTGCCAGCTGGAGGACGAAGCCGCCTTCACGTGCAGCGCTGACTGCACCATCAGGAAGTGGGACGTGCTGACTGGGCAGTGTCTGCAGGTGTTTCGGGGACACACGTCCATTGTGAACAG GATCCTGGTCACCAACAATCAGCTCTTCAGCAGTTCCTACGACCGGACAGCTCGCGCCTGGAATGTGGACAAGGGGCAGGTGTCCCAGGAGTTCCGGGGCCACCGCAACTGTGTGCTGACTTTAGCCTACTCGGCCCCCTGGGAcctccctggggctccctgcaTGGAGGAGGCCCTGGCCGGGGGGCTCCTGGTGACAGGCAGCACGGATGGCACGGCCAAGGTGTGGCAGGTGGCCAGTGGCTGCTGCCACCAGACGCTGCGGGGCCACACAGGTGCCGTGCTCTGCCTGGTGCTGGACACACCTAGCCATACGGCCTTCACTGGCAGCACTGATGCCACCATTCGAGCCTGGGACATCCTGAGTGGGGAGCAGCTGCGTGTGTTCCGGGAGCACCAGGGCTCCGTCATCTGTCTGGAG AGGTTTGGAGGGGCTGCTGAAACGCCCCCCTGCAGCCAGCGGCACCAGTGTGCAGTGCCGaccctccatcctcctcccccagctgGTGAACCGGCACGTGTACTCAGGCAGCGCGGACAGGACGGTCAAGTGCTGGCTAGCAGACACCGGGGAGAGCGTGCGCACCTTCGCGGCCCACGGACACAGCGTGAGCGCCCTCAAGTACCACGCGGGTACCT GGGCTTCTGCTCTTCTCCATTTGCCTTACGACATCCCTGTGAGACGGGCCAACAGGTCCCGGAGAGGGCTCCCAAAACTCACCCTGCCCTGCCAGCCTATGCCCCACGCCCCGCAGCTTCCCGGGCAAGGCCGAGGGCTCTCGGGGCGGGAGGCCCAGTGGCGCCATGTGTTCACAGTGTTCACGGGCAGCGGGGACGCCCGCGCGCGCGCCTTCGACGCCCAGTCCGGAGCGCTGCGGAGGGTGTTCCGCGGCCACGCCTTCATCATCAACTGCATCCAG GTGCACGGCCAGGTGCTCTACACCGCCTCGCACGATGGCGCCCTGCGCCTCTGGGACGTGCGCGGCCTCCCGcgcgccccgccgccgcgccccggCGCCCCCAAGCGCAGCCTCTCGCGCCTCTTCAACAACAAGGTGGGctgcgccgccgccgcgcccctGCAGCCGGCCTGAGACCGACCGGCCCGCCACCCCACCGCCCCGCGGAGGGAGCGCGGCCCGCTGGCACCGAGGGGACGAGGGCGGCGGGTGCCGCCTTTCCTCCACGTCGGGGGACTTCCGAAGCCCGGAGGGAAGGCTGTGCTCATCCCCGGCCGCCTCCTTCtctgcccgccccgcccccagccagaGCCCCTGGGGAGCCCAGCCCTCAGCCTGCCTCCCCGCCCACCCGGGACCTTCCCGGGGTCTCCAGCCCCTCGGCCCGGGGCGCCTGA